Proteins encoded together in one Streptomyces sp. TLI_171 window:
- a CDS encoding SDR family oxidoreductase produces MTGRSTELRRRTVDSGGLKLAVYEQGDPENPTVIMVHGYPDDHSVWDDVAADLAADHHVVRYDTRGSGASEVPAEREDYRLELLGQDLFAVADAVSPDRPVHVVAHDWGSVQSWEAITTPGSYRRVASYTTMSGPCLDHMGHWIRRRLRRPTPRHVSQLLRQGLHSWYIGLFHLPLLAPAAWKLGLARLWPRVLNDLEAVRPRPGHPQPTLARDAVHGIELYRANMRPSVRTPRERFTEVPVQLITLERDHYVSDFLSEGLEQWVPRLTRRTLNATHWSALLEKGPSVAALVREFAARDHGSVRQEPSDGGELVVVTGGGSGIGRATALAFADRGARVVVGDRDLPAAQRTAELCALSGVKAGAYRVDVSDGAAVEAFAQQVAADFGVPDVVVNNAGIGHSGTFLQTTEEEWRRVLDVNLWGVIHGCRAFGQLMVERGQGGHIVNLASAAAYLPSKVLAAYATSKSAVFMLSDCLRAELAPHRIGVSTICPGIVNTNITRTSTFSGLGEEELAAKQAKVSRMYARRGFPPEKVAAEIVRAVRTGKAVVPVTVEAKAARLLGRLSPALLRKAAQINAG; encoded by the coding sequence ATGACCGGCCGCAGCACCGAGCTCCGCCGACGGACCGTCGACTCCGGGGGGCTGAAGCTCGCCGTGTACGAGCAGGGCGACCCGGAGAACCCGACGGTGATCATGGTGCACGGGTACCCCGACGACCACTCGGTGTGGGACGACGTGGCCGCCGACCTGGCGGCCGACCACCACGTGGTGCGGTACGACACCCGGGGGTCGGGGGCGTCCGAGGTGCCGGCCGAGCGCGAGGACTACCGGCTGGAGCTGCTGGGGCAGGACCTGTTCGCGGTGGCGGACGCGGTCAGCCCGGACCGGCCGGTGCACGTGGTGGCGCACGACTGGGGGAGCGTGCAGTCCTGGGAGGCGATCACCACGCCGGGCTCGTACCGGCGGGTCGCCAGCTACACCACCATGTCCGGGCCGTGCCTGGACCACATGGGGCACTGGATCCGGCGCCGGCTGCGGCGGCCGACGCCCCGGCACGTCTCGCAGCTGCTGCGGCAGGGCCTGCACTCCTGGTACATCGGCCTGTTCCACCTGCCGCTGCTGGCGCCCGCCGCCTGGAAGCTCGGCCTGGCCCGGCTGTGGCCCCGGGTGCTGAACGACCTGGAGGCCGTCCGGCCGCGGCCCGGCCACCCGCAGCCGACGCTGGCCAGGGACGCCGTGCACGGCATCGAGCTGTACCGGGCCAACATGCGGCCCTCGGTGCGCACGCCCCGCGAGCGGTTCACCGAGGTGCCGGTGCAGCTGATCACCCTGGAACGCGACCACTACGTCTCGGACTTCCTGTCCGAGGGCCTGGAGCAGTGGGTGCCGCGGCTGACCCGCCGCACGCTGAACGCCACGCACTGGTCGGCGCTGCTGGAGAAGGGCCCGTCGGTCGCCGCGCTGGTGCGCGAGTTCGCCGCCCGGGACCACGGCTCGGTGCGCCAGGAGCCGTCCGACGGCGGCGAGCTGGTGGTGGTCACCGGCGGCGGCAGCGGCATCGGCCGGGCCACCGCGCTGGCCTTCGCCGACCGGGGCGCCCGGGTGGTGGTCGGCGACCGCGACCTGCCCGCCGCGCAGCGCACCGCCGAACTGTGCGCGCTGTCCGGGGTGAAGGCCGGCGCGTACCGGGTGGACGTCAGCGACGGCGCTGCCGTGGAGGCGTTCGCCCAGCAGGTCGCCGCGGACTTCGGCGTCCCCGACGTGGTGGTCAACAACGCGGGCATCGGCCACTCCGGGACGTTCCTGCAGACCACCGAGGAGGAGTGGCGGCGGGTGCTGGACGTCAACCTGTGGGGCGTCATCCACGGCTGCCGGGCGTTCGGGCAGCTGATGGTCGAGCGCGGCCAGGGCGGACACATCGTCAACCTGGCGTCCGCCGCGGCCTACCTGCCGTCCAAGGTGCTGGCCGCGTACGCCACCTCCAAGTCGGCGGTGTTCATGCTCTCCGACTGCCTGCGGGCCGAACTCGCCCCGCACCGGATCGGGGTGTCCACCATCTGCCCCGGCATCGTCAACACCAACATCACCCGCACCTCGACCTTCTCCGGCCTCGGCGAGGAGGAACTCGCCGCCAAGCAGGCCAAGGTGTCCAGGATGTACGCCCGCCGGGGCTTCCCGCCGGAGAAGGTCGCCGCCGAGATCGTCCGTGCGGTCCGCACCGGCAAGGCCGTCGTCCCGGTCACCGTCGAGGCCAAGGCGGCCCGGCTGCTCGGGCGGCTCAGCCCGGCACTGCTGCGCAAGGCCGCGCAGATCAACGCGGGCTGA
- a CDS encoding pyridoxine 5'-phosphate oxidase C-terminal domain-containing protein, with protein sequence MTARTTDPEPGPLVRALLAHPVLAADHYPPLDPADAPAHPAELLTAWLLDALAAGSPDAQVVTLSTVAADGGPDARVLVLRDVEPATAACHFWTEPDSPKARQFTARPDAALTAYWPPQGRQVRLRGPVRPSPGCRTSAPELHCYALHPTGVEFWQASPDRRHRRLRYTRTATGWTAESL encoded by the coding sequence TTGACCGCACGCACGACCGACCCCGAGCCCGGCCCGCTGGTCCGGGCGCTGCTCGCCCACCCGGTGCTGGCCGCCGACCACTACCCGCCGCTGGACCCCGCCGACGCGCCCGCGCACCCGGCGGAGCTGCTCACGGCCTGGCTGCTGGACGCGCTCGCCGCCGGCTCCCCGGACGCCCAGGTGGTCACGCTCTCCACGGTGGCCGCCGACGGCGGCCCGGACGCCCGGGTGCTGGTCCTGCGCGACGTCGAACCCGCCACCGCAGCCTGCCACTTCTGGACCGAGCCGGACTCCCCCAAGGCCCGCCAGTTCACCGCCCGCCCCGACGCCGCCCTCACCGCGTACTGGCCGCCGCAGGGCCGCCAGGTGCGGCTGCGCGGCCCCGTCCGCCCCTCCCCCGGCTGCCGGACCTCCGCGCCCGAGCTGCACTGCTACGCGCTGCACCCGACCGGCGTCGAGTTCTGGCAGGCGAGCCCGGACCGCCGCCACCGCCGCCTGCGCTACACCCGCACCGCCACCGGCTGGACCGCGGAATCCCTCTGA
- a CDS encoding glycoside hydrolase family 5 protein produces the protein MKTFVRRALSAATALALCLPLSAAAARAAPTAAAAPPVLTGPQLAVSWTGPLSTRGRYVVDANGNRFKLKSGNWAGAQGTWQGSGSTTDPANNQAGQVSYNLPLGLDRAPVADILAGFHRLGINSVRLPFANAMIHDGAPVPDVAVAANPQWRGRTPLQVYDAVVQALTADGFAVILNNHTTGYRFCCGLDGNERWNSGQSTQQWEDDWVFLVDRYRANKRVVGADLRNEVRRDTWDDPNWGLGDAHDEFAAFEEAGNRILQADPDLLVIMEGINWYGIPAAGFSHGRPQLTPVRTLSHTLIDSGKLVYSAHFYAYTGPANTGAGSGPGSTGDPRYQDFTPEQLARVVDDEALFVTTAGQHFTAPVWISEFGAGGRGDTDAAEHAWFDHFTAILADHDTDFAVWPLVGWQDNGVPKDSWALLSFDAAGRSIGLQDPGDWRAEYWNRLLAAPSATGPIAPVAHWNLLDLDHADFDVSRRMLALPDWSSGNRKGNCPDGQRVVGLGRGSGRGLCTDAAEPAGGAGDWVAVTDERYVTHGDWASGYNKLQCPDGTFAVGYGVRSNAMAALLCAPAAGPLPTAGRVLWFDHGDNRPAAGGSAGSDWAPGSYKGQCTDGEYLAGVAFTWKWLHYGVPDALLCRPLS, from the coding sequence ATGAAGACGTTCGTCCGCCGCGCGCTGTCCGCCGCGACCGCACTCGCCCTCTGCCTGCCGCTGTCCGCCGCCGCCGCGCGGGCCGCGCCCACGGCCGCCGCCGCGCCGCCCGTGCTGACCGGCCCGCAGTTGGCCGTGTCCTGGACCGGCCCGCTGAGCACCCGGGGGCGGTACGTCGTCGACGCGAACGGGAACCGGTTCAAGCTGAAGTCCGGCAACTGGGCCGGCGCGCAGGGCACCTGGCAGGGCAGCGGCTCGACCACCGACCCGGCGAACAACCAGGCCGGGCAGGTCTCGTACAACCTCCCCCTCGGGCTGGACCGGGCGCCGGTGGCGGACATCCTGGCCGGCTTCCACCGGCTGGGCATCAACAGCGTCCGGCTGCCGTTCGCCAACGCGATGATCCACGACGGCGCGCCGGTGCCGGACGTCGCGGTGGCCGCCAACCCGCAGTGGCGGGGCCGGACGCCGCTGCAGGTGTACGACGCCGTGGTGCAGGCGCTGACCGCCGACGGCTTCGCGGTGATCCTGAACAACCACACCACCGGCTACCGGTTCTGCTGCGGCCTGGACGGCAACGAGCGCTGGAACAGCGGACAGTCCACCCAGCAGTGGGAGGACGACTGGGTGTTCCTGGTGGACCGCTACCGGGCGAACAAGCGGGTGGTCGGCGCCGACCTGCGCAACGAGGTGCGCCGCGACACCTGGGACGACCCCAACTGGGGCCTGGGCGACGCCCACGACGAGTTCGCCGCGTTCGAGGAGGCCGGGAACCGGATCCTGCAGGCCGACCCCGACCTGCTGGTGATCATGGAGGGCATCAACTGGTACGGCATCCCGGCCGCCGGGTTCAGCCACGGCCGTCCGCAGCTCACCCCCGTCCGCACGCTGTCCCACACCCTGATCGACTCGGGCAAGCTGGTGTACTCGGCGCACTTCTACGCGTACACCGGCCCGGCCAACACCGGTGCGGGCAGCGGCCCGGGCTCCACCGGCGACCCGCGCTACCAGGACTTCACGCCCGAGCAGCTGGCCCGGGTGGTGGACGACGAGGCGCTGTTCGTCACCACCGCCGGCCAGCACTTCACCGCCCCGGTGTGGATCAGCGAGTTCGGGGCGGGCGGCCGCGGCGACACCGACGCCGCGGAGCACGCCTGGTTCGACCACTTCACCGCGATCCTGGCCGACCACGACACCGACTTCGCCGTCTGGCCGCTGGTCGGCTGGCAGGACAACGGCGTCCCGAAGGACAGTTGGGCGCTGCTGAGCTTCGATGCGGCGGGCCGCTCGATCGGCCTGCAGGACCCGGGCGACTGGCGCGCCGAGTACTGGAACCGGCTGCTGGCCGCCCCGTCGGCCACCGGCCCGATCGCCCCGGTGGCGCACTGGAACCTGCTGGACCTGGACCACGCCGACTTCGACGTCTCCCGCCGGATGCTGGCGCTGCCCGACTGGAGCAGCGGCAACCGCAAGGGCAACTGCCCGGACGGCCAGCGGGTGGTGGGCCTCGGCCGGGGCAGCGGCCGGGGCCTGTGCACGGACGCCGCCGAGCCCGCCGGCGGCGCGGGCGACTGGGTGGCCGTCACCGACGAGCGGTACGTCACGCACGGCGACTGGGCGTCCGGCTACAACAAGCTCCAGTGCCCGGACGGCACGTTCGCGGTCGGCTACGGCGTCCGGAGCAACGCGATGGCGGCGCTGCTCTGCGCCCCCGCCGCCGGGCCGCTGCCCACCGCCGGGCGGGTCCTGTGGTTCGACCACGGCGACAACCGCCCGGCCGCCGGCGGGTCCGCCGGCAGTGACTGGGCGCCCGGCTCGTACAAGGGCCAGTGCACGGACGGCGAGTACCTGGCCGGCGTCGCCTTCACCTGGAAGTGGCTGCACTACGGCGTCCCGGACGCGCTGCTCTGCCGGCCGCTGTCCTGA
- a CDS encoding formyl transferase — protein sequence MRITVCTKRDLPGCVALNHLLPGLAGHRVQVLTSGPARPDEDRAPELAALRRFERDLPDRVVFPALDRLAEPPGRLLTFHHLGRRHGVECRPVEEINDGEGLRELTAFRPDLILAVRFGLILREAALAVPRLGALNVHPGELPRYAGLFAPFWTMLDGRATIGCTVHRIDRGVDTGPVLAAGRLPVDPARSLAWHVAHTYPVGIAALLRLLPGLLAGRPVPAVRQDRALRHYRSLPGPADLAAFRARGLRLVDQSDHHTLLGPFTAPADGPVGDGLPAPDGASGPGGV from the coding sequence ATGCGAATCACCGTGTGCACCAAGCGCGACCTGCCCGGATGCGTGGCGCTGAACCACCTGCTGCCGGGGCTGGCCGGGCACCGGGTGCAGGTGCTGACGTCCGGGCCGGCCCGCCCGGACGAGGACCGGGCGCCCGAACTCGCCGCGCTGCGGCGGTTCGAACGGGACCTGCCGGACCGGGTGGTGTTCCCCGCCCTCGACCGGCTCGCCGAACCGCCCGGCCGGCTGCTGACCTTCCACCACCTCGGCCGCCGCCACGGCGTGGAGTGCCGCCCGGTGGAGGAGATCAACGACGGTGAGGGCCTGCGCGAACTGACCGCGTTCCGGCCCGACCTGATCCTCGCGGTCCGGTTCGGCCTGATCCTCCGCGAGGCGGCGCTGGCCGTTCCCCGGCTCGGTGCCCTCAACGTCCACCCCGGCGAACTCCCGCGCTACGCCGGCCTGTTCGCGCCGTTCTGGACGATGCTCGACGGCCGCGCGACGATCGGCTGCACCGTCCACCGGATCGACCGCGGCGTGGACACCGGCCCGGTCCTGGCCGCCGGCCGACTGCCCGTCGACCCGGCCCGCTCGCTCGCCTGGCACGTCGCCCACACCTACCCCGTGGGCATCGCCGCGCTCCTGCGCCTGCTGCCCGGCCTCCTCGCCGGGCGCCCCGTCCCGGCCGTGCGCCAGGACCGCGCCCTGCGTCACTACCGCTCGCTGCCCGGCCCGGCGGACCTCGCCGCCTTCCGCGCCCGCGGCCTGCGCCTGGTCGACCAGAGCGACCACCACACCCTGCTGGGCCCGTTCACCGCGCCCGCCGACGGCCCGGTCGGCGACGGGCTCCCCGCACCTGACGGGGCGTCGGGCCCGGGCGGGGTCTGA
- a CDS encoding M24 family metallopeptidase, whose product MTKPKQPPRFPFDERDLARFRETQQLAYHCAEQVAAWIEPGVTERQATAKLRRCLVREGVQDFFHVPFAWFGDRTAFRHFHTPLQFFAGSRVLTEGMPYVLDCAPVVDGYTADIGYGGKVGENPVWDRLAQDLKAYRELILREVKARRTLSEVYAAVDAQIAEHGYDNRHQVYPGRVIGHQVTRTTARGPAGVNLFGFGVRTLQTLGRELVKERLEGRSPLWAGGRASRHAPTPGLWAVEPHIGFREVGIKFEELLVVTEEDVYWLDDDLPHVRRWALQEDAA is encoded by the coding sequence ATGACGAAGCCGAAGCAGCCGCCGCGGTTCCCGTTCGACGAGCGTGACCTGGCGAGGTTCCGGGAGACCCAGCAGCTGGCGTACCACTGCGCGGAGCAGGTCGCGGCGTGGATCGAGCCGGGCGTGACGGAGCGTCAGGCCACCGCGAAGCTGCGCCGCTGCCTGGTCCGGGAGGGCGTGCAGGACTTCTTCCACGTGCCGTTCGCCTGGTTCGGCGACCGCACCGCGTTCCGGCACTTCCACACCCCGCTGCAGTTCTTCGCGGGCTCCCGGGTGCTGACCGAGGGCATGCCGTACGTGCTGGACTGCGCGCCGGTGGTGGACGGCTACACCGCCGACATCGGCTACGGCGGCAAGGTCGGCGAGAACCCGGTCTGGGACCGGCTCGCCCAGGACCTGAAGGCGTACCGGGAGCTGATCCTGCGTGAGGTGAAGGCCCGCCGGACGCTGTCCGAGGTGTACGCGGCCGTGGACGCGCAGATCGCCGAGCACGGCTACGACAACCGCCACCAGGTGTACCCGGGTCGGGTGATCGGCCACCAGGTGACCAGGACGACCGCCCGCGGACCGGCCGGGGTGAACCTGTTCGGCTTCGGGGTGCGTACGCTGCAGACGCTCGGACGCGAACTGGTGAAGGAGCGGCTGGAGGGCAGGTCCCCGCTGTGGGCGGGCGGCCGGGCCTCCCGGCACGCGCCGACGCCCGGCCTGTGGGCGGTGGAGCCGCACATCGGCTTCCGCGAGGTGGGCATCAAGTTCGAGGAACTCCTCGTGGTCACCGAGGAGGACGTGTACTGGCTCGACGACGACCTGCCGCACGTGCGGCGCTGGGCACTCCAGGAGGACGCAGCATGA
- a CDS encoding metal-dependent hydrolase, translating into MPRPTPPPTVHDSLVLEPRDVHFDWSRLPLHWIPDEPMATHTINVLHLLLPEGERWFVKVFKEALPMIRDEQLREEVLGFIGQEAIHAEAHQEVLDHLLGQGLDPRPYVRQVSWLFRRVLGDKPGLSARQRRENIIERVAFVAAIEHFTAFLGKWALNSPGLDRAKADPTMLDLLRWHGAEEVEHRSVAYDLMRHLDPGYLRRVRGMFVSGPLLVHLWIRGARFMLAADPSLGGALAPTWRDARRAARRGLLPEPVRFVRSALRYFGPGYHPTKEGSSSQALAYLATSPAARAAAH; encoded by the coding sequence ATGCCCCGCCCCACCCCGCCCCCCACCGTGCACGACAGCCTCGTCCTCGAACCGCGCGACGTGCACTTCGACTGGTCCCGGCTGCCGCTGCACTGGATTCCCGACGAGCCGATGGCCACCCACACCATCAACGTCCTGCACCTGCTGCTCCCCGAAGGCGAACGCTGGTTCGTCAAGGTGTTCAAGGAAGCCCTGCCGATGATCCGCGACGAGCAGCTCCGCGAGGAGGTGCTCGGCTTCATCGGCCAGGAGGCGATCCACGCCGAGGCCCACCAGGAGGTCCTCGACCACCTGCTCGGGCAGGGCCTCGACCCGCGGCCGTACGTCCGCCAGGTCAGCTGGCTGTTCCGCCGGGTCCTCGGCGACAAGCCCGGGCTGAGCGCCCGTCAGCGCCGCGAGAACATCATCGAACGGGTCGCCTTCGTCGCCGCGATCGAGCACTTCACCGCCTTCCTCGGCAAGTGGGCCCTCAACTCGCCCGGACTCGACCGCGCCAAGGCCGACCCCACCATGCTCGACCTGCTCCGCTGGCACGGCGCCGAGGAGGTCGAACACCGCAGCGTCGCCTACGACCTGATGCGCCACCTCGACCCCGGCTACCTGCGCCGCGTCCGCGGCATGTTCGTCTCCGGCCCGCTCCTGGTCCACCTCTGGATCCGCGGCGCCCGCTTCATGCTCGCCGCCGACCCCTCGCTCGGCGGCGCCCTCGCCCCCACCTGGCGCGACGCCCGGCGGGCGGCCCGCCGCGGCCTGCTCCCCGAGCCGGTCCGCTTCGTCCGCTCCGCCCTGCGCTACTTCGGCCCGGGCTACCACCCCACCAAGGAGGGCAGCTCCTCCCAGGCCCTCGCCTACCTCGCCACCTCGCCCGCGGCCCGCGCCGCCGCGCACTGA
- a CDS encoding DUF3626 domain-containing protein, with the protein MDPTPEARALHHVAARSRGGPLPAGLDVTLNFHPDRLIDGRPILRSMAEDGVYRSQFSTGTSNGGLTAHPGGDRWTWESRIFGGAYDDAPAERRPVYGALNHLRSPYGGAPRFGSAHLRLRADTLHRATFCYPDSVFEPEHFGTAAALDLIALAEADRQDLLDAYVEAQLHGPLRFAEHVDALVLDPCYRDTEVEAAARLLPCRLEWHPGHRLPAAELAQYADYRGPHITALAAELARDGVLDPAAIGAAARSGRHDPQHVKQVWHCLARHGRPATTIG; encoded by the coding sequence ATGGACCCGACGCCCGAAGCCCGCGCCCTGCACCACGTCGCCGCCCGCAGCCGCGGCGGCCCGCTGCCCGCCGGGCTCGACGTCACGCTCAACTTCCACCCTGACCGGCTGATCGACGGCCGCCCGATCCTCCGCTCGATGGCCGAGGACGGCGTCTACCGCTCCCAGTTCTCCACCGGCACCAGCAACGGCGGCCTCACCGCCCACCCCGGCGGCGACCGCTGGACGTGGGAGAGCCGGATCTTCGGCGGCGCCTACGACGACGCCCCCGCCGAGCGGCGCCCCGTCTACGGCGCGCTCAACCACCTGCGCAGCCCCTACGGCGGCGCGCCCCGGTTCGGCTCCGCCCACCTGCGGCTGCGCGCCGACACCCTGCACCGGGCCACCTTCTGCTACCCCGACAGCGTCTTCGAACCCGAGCACTTCGGCACCGCCGCCGCCCTCGACCTGATCGCGCTCGCCGAAGCCGACCGGCAGGACCTGCTGGACGCCTACGTGGAAGCCCAACTGCACGGCCCGCTCCGGTTCGCCGAGCACGTCGACGCCCTCGTCCTCGACCCCTGCTACCGGGACACCGAGGTCGAGGCCGCCGCCCGCCTGCTGCCCTGCCGCCTCGAATGGCACCCCGGCCACCGCCTCCCCGCCGCCGAACTGGCGCAGTACGCCGACTACCGGGGCCCGCACATCACCGCCCTCGCCGCCGAGCTCGCCCGCGACGGCGTCCTCGACCCCGCCGCGATCGGCGCCGCCGCCCGCAGCGGCCGGCACGACCCGCAGCACGTCAAACAGGTCTGGCACTGCCTCGCCCGCCACGGCCGACCGGCCACGACGATAGGCTGA
- a CDS encoding LysE family translocator, whose protein sequence is MDLTTMAGPLASFALVVGLLTLTPGLDTALILRTAALGRRRRAWGVVLGIQTGTLIWGTASAAGLSVLLTASRAAYETLRWAGVCYLLWMGLQLLRNRHRETPEGEQPAARDGGWWAGWRRGTATNLLNPKVGVFYVAVLPPFIPAGAPHLAAGVLLTSVHVAEGLLWSAVLIGFARTLRGWLRRPAARRLLDRITGVAVLGFGARLALGD, encoded by the coding sequence ATGGACCTGACGACGATGGCCGGCCCGCTCGCCTCCTTCGCCCTCGTGGTGGGCCTGCTCACGCTCACCCCCGGCCTCGACACCGCGCTCATCCTGCGCACCGCCGCCCTCGGCCGGCGCCGCCGGGCCTGGGGCGTGGTCCTCGGCATCCAGACCGGCACCCTGATCTGGGGCACCGCCTCCGCCGCCGGCCTCAGCGTGCTGCTCACAGCCTCCCGCGCCGCCTACGAGACGCTCCGCTGGGCCGGCGTCTGCTACCTGCTGTGGATGGGCCTCCAACTGCTGCGCAACCGGCACCGGGAGACACCGGAGGGCGAGCAGCCGGCCGCCCGCGACGGCGGCTGGTGGGCCGGCTGGCGGCGCGGCACCGCCACCAACCTGCTCAACCCGAAGGTCGGCGTGTTCTACGTCGCCGTCCTGCCGCCCTTCATCCCCGCCGGTGCCCCGCACCTGGCCGCCGGCGTGCTGCTGACCTCGGTGCACGTCGCCGAGGGCCTGCTCTGGTCCGCCGTCCTGATCGGCTTCGCCCGCACCCTGCGCGGCTGGCTGCGCCGCCCCGCCGCCCGTCGCCTGCTCGACCGGATCACCGGGGTCGCCGTCCTCGGCTTCGGCGCCAGGCTCGCGCTCGGCGACTGA
- a CDS encoding PDR/VanB family oxidoreductase, translating to MDLETPPPDLYGRPRADRFFERLTAFGDWYSPALGRPGLRRSPRRPQARAVPPLHLVVASHEAVAEGVVELRLADPSGGMLPAWQPGARVQVTLPSGRERHYSLCGEVADRHVYRIAVRRVADGGGGSVEIHDELHVGVRLRVRRPRNGFAFCGEQKVLFLAGGIGITPLLPMARAAQHAGLDWRLVHTGRTAGALPFTAELKALDPNRVEIRTDDEHGLPDAAELLARAPRGAAVYVCGPAPMLAAVQRALDASPAASLHFERFGAAPILDGRPFTVRLGAGGEELTVPADRSALDVARELRPDLPYSCKQGFCGTCVLTVASGTPEHRDRRLTEEQRAAGLMLPCVSRAAEGETLELEV from the coding sequence ATGGATCTCGAAACCCCGCCGCCGGACCTGTACGGACGCCCGCGGGCGGACCGGTTCTTCGAGCGGCTGACCGCCTTCGGCGACTGGTACAGCCCGGCGCTGGGGCGCCCCGGGCTGCGGCGCAGCCCGCGGCGGCCCCAGGCACGGGCGGTGCCGCCGCTGCACCTCGTGGTGGCCTCGCACGAGGCGGTGGCCGAGGGCGTGGTGGAGCTGCGGCTGGCGGACCCGTCGGGCGGGATGCTGCCGGCCTGGCAGCCGGGCGCGCGAGTGCAGGTGACGCTGCCGTCCGGACGCGAGCGCCACTACTCGCTGTGCGGCGAGGTCGCCGACCGGCACGTCTACCGGATCGCGGTGCGCCGGGTCGCGGACGGCGGCGGCGGCAGCGTCGAGATCCACGACGAGCTGCACGTCGGGGTCCGGCTGCGGGTGCGCCGCCCGCGCAACGGCTTCGCCTTCTGCGGGGAGCAGAAGGTGCTGTTCCTGGCCGGCGGCATCGGGATCACGCCGCTGCTGCCGATGGCCCGGGCCGCCCAGCACGCGGGCCTGGACTGGCGGCTGGTGCACACCGGCCGCACCGCCGGGGCGCTGCCGTTCACGGCGGAGCTGAAGGCGCTCGACCCGAACCGGGTGGAGATCCGCACCGACGACGAGCACGGGCTCCCGGACGCCGCCGAGCTGCTGGCCCGCGCCCCGCGCGGGGCGGCGGTGTACGTGTGCGGCCCGGCGCCGATGCTGGCGGCGGTCCAGCGCGCGCTGGACGCCTCGCCGGCCGCCTCGCTGCACTTCGAGCGGTTCGGCGCGGCGCCGATCCTGGACGGACGGCCGTTCACCGTCCGGCTCGGCGCCGGCGGCGAGGAGCTGACCGTCCCCGCGGACCGCTCCGCGCTGGACGTGGCGCGCGAACTGAGGCCCGACCTGCCGTACTCGTGCAAGCAGGGCTTCTGCGGGACCTGCGTGCTCACGGTGGCGTCGGGGACGCCCGAGCACCGCGACCGCAGGCTGACCGAGGAGCAGCGGGCCGCCGGCCTGATGCTGCCGTGCGTGTCCCGGGCCGCCGAGGGCGAGACCCTCGAACTGGAGGTGTAG